The Raphanus sativus cultivar WK10039 chromosome 2, ASM80110v3, whole genome shotgun sequence DNA segment GcatatatattgattttgtaattttgccccaatatctttaaaacatgCATATCCCACCCAACTTTTGTAGTCTTGTCTCTACGATGCACATAAAAATATGCATAAGAACAACAGCTTTGATCAACACTTGCCGTTGAGAGAGACATTGTAGCTGTTTGGCAAAATGTGCACGAATCGTAAACATTGCAAtggatttcttcttttttttacttcaaGAGATATCAATATGAAGTTTCACATTtttaaatccttttttttttacttcaagAGATATCAATATGAAGTTTCACATTTGCAAATATGtgaataaatagtaatatatgtgTAGCAAGTGGCAGCATTCTATCTTGAGATATTTTAGTGTGGGTTAGCATGTTGTTAATTTGGTTTAAGATTCaaaggttttaatttttaggTTTTTGCTTACTTGTAGATGTCAAACTCCAGAAACTTCATGCATGTCAGTCCAATCACATTAAGAATTGAATGTGAATgaaaataatatgtataaatggtaatattttacttttgaatTAGTTTATGAATATGAGTTAGGTATATTACTACTAGAGAATAACTAATGTGTCATGACAAATATAATGTTTAAGTTCATAAGAAACCAAAAACTCTATGGGATAGGATGTCCCATTCTTTTGTGTTATGATAAAGTCGTAAGTGGATGTTTTGTAGGCCTACAATGCCATGTGCACtcagattttgaattttatttcgTTTTACAAGAAAAGAATAGTAACAAAGAGAGTGAGTCAAGTCATGTATAAAAAGAATCTCCACTGACTTTTTTGTTGTGTTGCGTTCTTACAATGTTCAATTTTCATTGAACAATTGCTATCATtcatattgttttctttttaaatattggTGGAGAAGACAGTAGACATGATTAAGTCCTCTTCGTAATTCGATTGAGTCTCTTTTGTCTTTCCTGATCTTTAGCAGTTTGGCGTGTGACCTTTTTGGTATTTGCTTCTTGTATATACATACTATAAAAGGATATTTAGGTTACTATAAGAGAAACctgtatataaattatagtaCATTTATACAAACTTGTTTATTTTCACTGGAAGATTAGACTGATATTTagtcaaaaaagaaagaaagattacACTGATACTAAACCAATAATTGAACATGGTTTTATCTCCAAACCTGTGGCCATTAGACTCCCAGAGCCAAAAGGCCATAAGGAGTGATCTGTTGGTTCAACTTCTAGATTGCGTTCCACCTTATTGGCATCAAGATTTGCGGCTAACGGGGATTTTACAGAGTAATTTATCTAAGTACTTAGAATgttctctttatatataaaactttaGACCAGAACCGATCATATGACATTCTCGTGCCAAAACTTCTTTATAACTCGTTTTGTTCTAATTGTCAAGTAATAAGGATAATTCGGATAAAAATTGAACtatttagatattaaaatattttaagataatttgGATAGTTTAGATACTTTTtgataatttgtatttttaaatgcTTTTggataatattcaaattataaatatatataattaaaaatattatatcgtttctatttggttttcggtttggttattttcatttttttttttgttaatatttgtaACACCTGTTTggttattttagatattaaaaatatcagaGGTTTTGGATATGAGAATGTACCGGGCCAAAAACTATATAGGCCCATTCATAAACCCAAAATCAGGTGTGTGAACGAAACTCATCAGATATTGTCGGGGGAGAGGAACGGAACGGAACTCAGCAAAACGTAAAATCGAAATGGGTATAGTAGCAGCGATGGGAGTGTTGTTGCCATTCCCTTTCTACTGGTGGCTATGGACGAATCCTCAGTCATGGGTCAATCTCTGCGGCCAAGGAAGAGACCCTTCCACGGCGATGGCGCGTGTCTCTCACGTCCTCAAGGCTGCtcaactcctctctctcttctccgtcGCCTCTCTCTCCTGGCCTCCTCCGCTCTACTTCTGGCCCCTCATGGCCTTTGGCCAGTTTCTCAACTTCAGGTCCCCAATCGAAATCGAAATCGAAATCGAATCGAATGTGTAGATAGATATTGATAGAAAGTAGGAATCTTTAGTCGCAATTTCTTGTCTTAAAAAAGGTGTGACATATCTTTGCAGGGTATATCAACTGTTAGGTGAAGCTGGAACATATTACGGTGTTCGGTTCGGGAAGAGTATACCTTGGGTTACAGAGTTTCCATTTGGGGTCATCAGAGATCCACAGTATGTTGGGAGCATCATGTCTTTGTTGGCTTGTCTCTCTTGGGTTCCGTTCCAGTACATCCTCCTCTGGTGCCTTGGTTATGTTTTCATGATGCTTGTCGAGTCAAAGGAGGATCCAAGTGCTCGTGCCAAATCCGTCTCCTCATGTTCTTGGCATAAACCATTAGTTAATAGATAGCTTCACTCCCATCTTTCTTGTTTTGACTGTTTCTGTTCTCAGCTTTGTACCCAAACTGGTTTTACAGTTTCGTGGAgactttatacatttttttgttaaatcaaAACTTTAGGGCAAGTGCTGTGACTGTGAGtaataatattaatcaaaagtataatatatgtAACAAACATAAAACCAGTAGTGAGTTCCTGGTTCAGACATTAAGAATATACATATCCAAGGAAGACGAATGTACATACATAGTTAGTTTGTTAATCAGTTATGTGTTTGCATTTGTATACATGTTCTTGTTGTCAAACTAGGTATTGGAGATTGCATGAAAATGATTACAATGTTACATTTTTAGTATCGGAAGTGATCATAtgatcttctctctctctctcatatgCCAAGTTCAATCTAAAAAGACACTAACAGAATTTGAAACTAAATTATTTATCGGTCTGATTCTGTTGGTGCAATCTACCGGTAACAGCTGCTGCTAATGCTGCTGTGAAGTTAGGATCTTTTGTCAAGGAAGAGGCCATTTGCTCCACCAGAAGTTTCTGAACTTCTGGAAaatctattcttgatgggcttgTCACATTCTTGGATTCAGTCAAATCGATGCTAGTCACAGGCTCAGCCAAGCTCCTACTTCTGTTGGCTGCAGCAGCTGGACCACCAAGAGAACGGTTTAGGCCACTGTTTGAATCGATATGCGACGGCATTGGATGGTTATGTTCCCCCTCATAAGTTGCAACTAACACGGACTGATCCTCCACACTTCTTTGAACctaaagacaaaacaaacacaaaaatcATAATAAGATTAACATGCCTAACAAgcaaattttattgatttttttttcttaatcctGATTAGTAGTAGTACCTTCTTTTTGACAGTACAGCTTGGAGCACAAGCACATTTGAAGTAAGCTCTTGGAGAAGGATTGTCTCTAGTCACCTTCTGTCCATATTTCCTCCATTGAAACCCATCTTTCACAACCTATAAGCAATAACTTCTATAATCAATACACTATATAGTGAAGTTTGTATATATAGATATCAAATTTAATACTTCCtccttttttaaataaatgacattttaaaattttttgtttaagacTATACGGTTTTAGTATCAGTATGTAATTAGTTAATTTCTGTGCAATATGACTATTATATCATGCATCTAtgttttattggttaaaatgtttttttttaaatttttattggttaaaatgttattagataaaaaaaattaatgatgttttttgtttaaaagatatacaatatacaatattttttagtttgtgTGCATAAATCCAAAAAGTCATTTAAAGAAAATGGAATGAGTAGTTTTTATGAAAAACTTACAAGGGTAGTGTCTGAAGCTTCGGTCTTGTAATAAACCCTTGAGACTTTCTCCTTAGCAACTGTCTCTTCTCTTTGCTTCTTACACAGATACTGATCATCTTGATCCGTAGAGCTACTCTCGGACACTCCACCGACCACAGCCGAACTATTTGTGTCATCTCTCGTTGGAGATTTGCGTTTCTTGGGAGGACTGACTTGGTCTCTCTCGGTCTTGTTAACATATTCCATAAGCTGTTTTCTCAAGACGTTGTACTTGTCACACATTAAAGTTAGCATTTCTGAGAGCTTCTTGTTCTCAGCATTCATTCGGTTTAATTCATCCACCAAAGCAGTTGTCTGCAATTAATCATATGCATATTGCATGAAGTTAGTAACCAAATTTGTTAACATATTTGCTgttaaaatcaaatttcaaGAACTCGACATATAAATCAGTAGCTActattttttggttaaaatactatcaattttttttttcaagtttataaatataaagtatatctaaaaaacttttaatttgtgtatacatatatatactatatgtgCGTATGTAAAGATTTTTACATATGTAAATCTGTAGATAGTTGCGAtcgtatataaaatatttagacattttttttgtaaaaaaatacaCGTGTTCTTAAAAATGAAGTACTAATAACAGTTTCcatgaatatgtttttttttaaaagatagccatgaatatatatgttttgtaagTGAATCTTTTTGAAAATGTAAATTAAGGGATCAACAATACATTGATATGAGAGAAGCATACCGTGGATTCTTCTTCAACTCGCATACGAGTAACACCTATAGTGAGATCTAAAGAAGTATCGACCAAAGACGATGGGTACTGGTCCATGGATGTGTACGATGAATCTTCTTGGATCTTAATTCTTGATGTAAGCTTAGAAAGAACGTTGAGAGATTTGTAGTAAGAGTTcgatcttatttttattttattttttaagagtTCGATCTTTTTGacttcttttttctcttctgGGATTTGTGGAAGAAGGAATGGTTTTTGATTCTATATATAGAGAAGTGTTGCGAGGAAACTCGGTGGAAAGAGAGAGCATGTGCTTTTCATTTTCATGCAATAAACTAATAATGGTCTTATCAATATTCCTTTTACTTTTAGTCTTTAGACTCTCGACTCGTCTTCTCTTGGGTCCACACTCGCACACGTATCTGGTCCAATCCTTAGACCACCCCCATTAGAGCATGATTAACCCTAAGAGCTAAAATGTGgctcttaatatttttttagtaattaatgatGGTTAAGAGCTTGTAGTTAAGAGACACCTAAATTTGTGTCCTCCATTGCAAGTTTTTTAAGTAAaggttcttaaaaaaaattgaaagaacatgagaagaaagaaagaacttGAGAATAAACATTTGATCTTGTGAATACACTTTCATTATCCATATCATTTATACAAGTTTCTGATAATATCACCTAACTTAACTGAaacattatattaataaaaacttcatCTAAGAAACACCACACCACTGAAACAAGACAACGGGAAAGCAACTTACGGGATGAAGAAGATGTCCTACTACACTGTTCAGAAGCTGAAGATTCTTCTTCCTGTGAAACGTCACCTGCTTCGCCTTCACCTGCCTGTTCTTCACGTCGACCTTGTTCCCGCACAGAACGATGGGGATGTTCTCACACATGCGGCAGAGATCAAGTATTTGCTCAGGTAGACCAATACCATCTTCAGCCTGTAAAAACACATGTGCAAGAGCCAAGCTTTAAGCTTTCAAATTCATCAACAATAAGAAGAGCAAGCGTTTCCTGATCAAACTTAAAGAAATATTGCACATGATTTTGATTCCTCATTAAGCATAgaacaaaatcaaaaacttaGCTGCTGGACAAACAACTAAAGACAGAGTCATGGAGGAGAGAAACAAGCTCGTGCTTGCTCATCCTGTGGAAACATGACAGTAAACACACACACTATAAATAACAAAAGCTACAAATAAACCCAACAACATAGAGAAAGTGAACtcccaacaacaacaagaaaataAGCTTGAAGCTGACATATataacacaacaacaacaagagacTGAGGCAGGAGAGTATATCTAACTAGAGATTCAAGAAAAAGATTGAACTTTTAACATACCCATTCGATGCTTCCTCATCACTGAACCTTCTCAAGGTAATGCAAAACAACGAGAATCAGGGTTTCTTCATCACAAATTAAACAGAGAGAAAGACGGCGCAAGGATGCGGTGAGGTTTATGCTTTTAAATCAATCAAAAATTAAACTCAATCAATCAAATATAATTGAGTGATTGAGAATCAATctggaaaaagaagaagaagaagactcacCCACCAACGAGCGAGGAGGACGAGACGGTCTCCATTGTTAATGTCGacgagagaggaagagaagagagaaagagaggaagagaagagacaaAAGACTTCAGATCTTTTTCCATGCGACACGTGGCCATAAGAGTTGCCCCTTCCAAGTCTTACGCAAGAGGCGAGTCTTgggctttcttctttttttaatattttttttattatatttattctaaGAGGTTTGTTAAAA contains these protein-coding regions:
- the LOC108843528 gene encoding phosphatidyl-N-methylethanolamine N-methyltransferase, with the translated sequence MGIVAAMGVLLPFPFYWWLWTNPQSWVNLCGQGRDPSTAMARVSHVLKAAQLLSLFSVASLSWPPPLYFWPLMAFGQFLNFRVYQLLGEAGTYYGVRFGKSIPWVTEFPFGVIRDPQYVGSIMSLLACLSWVPFQYILLWCLGYVFMMLVESKEDPSARAKSVSSCSWHKPLVNR
- the LOC108843527 gene encoding probable WRKY transcription factor 40; amino-acid sequence: MDQYPSSLVDTSLDLTIGVTRMRVEEESTTTALVDELNRMNAENKKLSEMLTLMCDKYNVLRKQLMEYVNKTERDQVSPPKKRKSPTRDDTNSSAVVGGVSESSSTDQDDQYLCKKQREETVAKEKVSRVYYKTEASDTTLVVKDGFQWRKYGQKVTRDNPSPRAYFKCACAPSCTVKKKVQRSVEDQSVLVATYEGEHNHPMPSHIDSNSGLNRSLGGPAAAANRSRSLAEPVTSIDLTESKNVTSPSRIDFPEVQKLLVEQMASSLTKDPNFTAALAAAVTGRLHQQNQTDK